A section of the Clostridium sp. TW13 genome encodes:
- a CDS encoding ABC transporter permease, with protein MKRLIKKSVFLIIVFVSISFFTSYETYMIEYGVKQQVAKNILLSKSSKEFFIDYKEDEVKKDNSLLSLQGDYVLLKKDIGDFSGKGIYFKGALKNKPKLLSGRFFNESDFNAGKKVAVVQKQFADRLIEKDGKKYYYTNNINYEVIGIIDDDKKEISDDTSAYINLDSLLQKDSFYLKGDYYIDAKENTDKLFTSLKQLYSSKNVDVQEKQPLQTPLSKLLSDQSFRTDTLIKIMIIFILNTVCVTEYWIKSRKNEIGIRRAVGSTKLKISLSIIKELILVSIGSFILGYLIYIIVTYIKEGYIHYYATSVMLSFAISMISALITSIVPIYKANKMEPSEIMR; from the coding sequence ATGAAAAGATTAATTAAAAAGTCGGTATTTTTAATAATAGTTTTTGTTAGCATATCTTTTTTTACTTCATATGAAACGTATATGATTGAGTACGGAGTAAAGCAGCAGGTGGCAAAAAATATTTTATTGTCCAAGTCTTCAAAAGAGTTTTTTATTGATTATAAAGAAGATGAAGTAAAAAAAGATAATAGTTTGCTAAGTTTACAAGGTGATTATGTATTACTAAAGAAGGATATTGGGGATTTTAGTGGCAAAGGAATATATTTCAAAGGGGCTTTGAAAAATAAACCCAAGCTTCTAAGTGGACGTTTCTTTAATGAAAGTGATTTTAATGCTGGTAAAAAAGTTGCAGTTGTACAGAAACAATTTGCAGACCGTTTAATTGAGAAAGACGGAAAAAAATATTATTATACGAATAATATTAACTATGAAGTTATAGGAATAATTGATGATGATAAGAAAGAGATATCAGATGATACTTCAGCGTATATAAATTTAGATTCTCTTTTGCAAAAGGATAGTTTTTATTTAAAGGGAGACTATTATATAGATGCTAAGGAGAATACTGATAAGTTATTTACGTCTCTAAAACAACTATATAGTAGCAAGAATGTAGATGTTCAGGAAAAACAGCCATTGCAGACTCCTTTATCAAAATTATTATCAGATCAAAGTTTTAGGACAGATACATTGATAAAAATAATGATTATATTCATTTTAAATACAGTATGTGTAACAGAATATTGGATTAAGAGTAGAAAGAATGAAATTGGGATAAGAAGAGCTGTGGGGAGTACAAAACTTAAGATATCATTAAGTATAATTAAAGAACTTATATTGGTTAGTATAGGATCATTTATTTTAGGATATTTGATTTATATTATTGTAACGTATATAAAGGAAGGATATATACATTACTATGCTACTTCTGTAATGTTGTCATTTGCAATATCAATGATTAGTGCATTAATAACATCAATAGTTCCAATATATAAAGCGAATAAAATGGAACCTTCTGAGATAATGAGGTGA
- the ric gene encoding iron-sulfur cluster repair di-iron protein → MIKNFSINDRIGDIVTVFPGASNLFLEYRIDFCCGGNRPLIEAIKEQNLDENIIINLLNEKYKEFQEKNEEFTDWAKESPSKLIDYVVGTHHAYLKEELPNISELVLKILDVHGKNHEELFKVHKLFNTLRTELESHLVKEEKFIFPIIKQYELNKINKDEVVRLINELEDEHTGAGDIIKELREVTDHYIVPAGACRTYELTYKRLMELELDTFQHIHLENNILFKNI, encoded by the coding sequence ATGATAAAGAATTTTAGTATAAACGATAGAATCGGAGATATAGTTACTGTTTTTCCAGGGGCAAGCAATTTATTTTTAGAATACAGAATAGACTTTTGTTGTGGAGGAAATAGACCTCTAATAGAAGCAATAAAAGAACAAAATCTAGATGAAAATATTATAATAAACTTATTGAATGAAAAGTACAAAGAATTCCAAGAAAAGAATGAAGAGTTTACAGATTGGGCAAAAGAAAGTCCAAGCAAATTAATAGATTATGTTGTAGGTACGCATCATGCCTATTTAAAAGAAGAGCTACCTAATATCAGTGAATTGGTACTTAAGATACTAGATGTACATGGTAAAAACCATGAAGAGCTTTTTAAAGTGCACAAACTTTTTAACACTTTAAGAACAGAGCTTGAATCTCATTTAGTAAAAGAAGAGAAGTTTATCTTCCCTATAATAAAACAATACGAATTAAACAAAATAAACAAGGATGAAGTTGTAAGATTAATAAATGAATTAGAAGATGAACATACAGGGGCTGGGGATATAATCAAGGAGTTAAGAGAAGTAACAGACCATTATATTGTACCAGCGGGAGCGTGCAGAACATATGAATTAACTTATAAAAGGTTAATGGAATTGGAGCTAGATACATTCCAACATATACATTTAGAGAATAATATTTTGTTCAAGAATATATAG